Proteins encoded within one genomic window of Pygocentrus nattereri isolate fPygNat1 chromosome 9, fPygNat1.pri, whole genome shotgun sequence:
- the LOC108414538 gene encoding LOW QUALITY PROTEIN: urokinase plasminogen activator surface receptor-like (The sequence of the model RefSeq protein was modified relative to this genomic sequence to represent the inferred CDS: inserted 2 bases in 1 codon), whose amino-acid sequence MRLHVTLALLGVLFPKALALKCYQCIPELYKTCKETQADCPDQCASKTIFMNTDGDKQEINTKNCAKAKECVSGSLNLGFIKMTVNSKCCNSELCNSQKVPVLPQGRPNGLKCYTCTDKDCSQTVNCEGDQDRCITSTVNSSGVQLTMKGCGNKDLCRGDAFSSEEAGLVGDMSCCEGNFCNSAXNVKLSHLIMLGPLLSPILFL is encoded by the exons ATGAGGCTGCATGTAACACTGGCACTTCTCGGTGTGCTTTTCCCTAAAG CGCTGGCACTGAAGTGTTACCAGTGCATACCAGAGCTGTACAAAACCTGCAAAGAGACGCAGGCCGACTGTCCGGATCAGTGTGCCAGCAAAACCATCTTCATGAACACTG ACGGTGACAAACAGGAGATCAATACGAAGAACTGCGCAAAAGCAAAGGAGTGTGTCAGTGGGAGCCTAAACCTGGGGTTTATAAAAATGACTGTCAACTCAAAATGCTGCAACTCTGAGCTCTGCAACAGCCAGAAAGTGCCAG TTTTGCCACAGGGCCGTCCAAATGGCTTGAAGTGTTACACCTGTACTGATAAAGACTGTTCACAGACCGTGAACTGTGAGGGAGATCAAGATCGTTGCATCACTTCCACAG TCAACTCTAGTGGTGTTCAGCTGACTATGAAAGGATGTGGGAACAAAGATCTTTGTAGAGGGGACGCATTCAGCTCTGAGGAAGCTGGACTCGTTGGGGACATGAGCTGCTGTGAGGGGAACTTTTGTAACAGTGC AAATGTTAAGCTGAGTCATCTCATCATGTTGGGGCCTCTGCTCTCCCCCATCCTCTTCCTCTGA
- the LOC108414541 gene encoding tripartite motif-containing protein 35-like: MASLSSLPEDDLLCCVCCEIFRDPVLLSCSHSMCKTCLQKFWRTKGSLECPVCRRRSSREEPPLNLVLKNVCEALRERKRLQGSSEESEGLCSLHNEKLKLFCLDDQRPVCLMCQTSNEHKNHKCCAINRAMTEFKNKLKSALKPLQKNLKALKKAKRDYDQTAAHIKTQAQHTERQIKEEFEKLHQFLRDEEAARIAALKEEEEQKSQMMRRKIEEMNGEISALSDTIRNIEKEMEAEDVLFLQNFKSTEKQLRPTPKDPEKTSGALINVMKHLSNLKFRVWENMQEVLQYTSVTLDPNTAHPALHLSDDLTAVENTNQRSSLPDNPERFHESVCVLGSEGFNSGIHCWNVQVGDSENWSVGLIPESVSRKGDSFWDLVWRLNYSVDRGKYWIRYPGQPRHYLTPKEKLQRVRVQLDWDRGKVTFTDLLTNTHLHTVTHTFTQRVLPFFCNVSARPLRILPVKTSVTVEQHS, from the exons ATGGCATCTTTAAGCTCTCTACCAGAGGATGACCTTTTATGCTGTGTGTGCTGTGAAATCTTCAGGGATCCTGTTCTATTGTCGTGTAGCCACAGCATGTGTAAAACCTGCCTGCAGAAGTTCTGGAGAACAAAAGGATCTCTAGAATGTCCAGTTTGTAGGAGAAGATCCTCAAGAGAAGAGCCTCCACTTAACCTGGTACTGAAGAACGTGTGCGAGGCTttgcgagagagaaagaggcttCAGGGATCTTCAGAAGAGTCTGAGGGGCTCTGCAGTCTGCACAATGAGAAACTCAAACTCTTCTGTTTGGATGATCAACGGcctgtttgtttgatgtgtcagacttcaaatgaacacaaaaatcACAAATGCTGTGCAATAAATAGAGCTATGACTGAGTTTAAG AACAAACTCAAGTCTGCTTTGAAGCCTCTACAGAAGAACCTGAAAGCCTTGAAGAAAGCTAAACGAGACTATGACCAAACAGCCGCCCACATCAAG ACACAGGCCCAGCACACAGAGAGGCAGATAAAGGAGGAGTTTGAGAAGCTTCACCAGTTTCTAAGAGATGAAGAAGCAGCAAGGATAGCTGCActgaaggaggaagaggagcagaagagtcagatgatgaggaggaagatTGAGGAGATGAATGGAGAAATCTCAGCTCTTTCAGACACAATCAGGAACATAGAGAAGGAGATGGAGGCTGAGGACGTTCTGTTCTTACAA AACTTCAAGTccacagagaaaca acTTCGGCCCACACCAAAGGATCCAGAGAAGACATCAGGAGCTCTGATCAATGTTATGAAGCACCTTTCCAACCTGAAGTTCAGAgtgtgggagaacatgcaggaggTTCTCCAGTACA ccTCGGTGACTCTGGACCCCAACACTGCACATCCAGCCCTCCACCTGTCTGATGATCTCACTGCTGTAGAAAACACAAACCAGAGATCATCACTTCCTGATAATCCAGAGAGATTTCAcgagtctgtgtgtgttctggGTTCTGAGGGTTTTAACTCAGGGATTCACTGCTGGAACGTCCAGGTTGGAGACAGTGAAAACTGGTCAGTGGGTTTGATACCAGAGTCTGTATCAAGGAAAGGAGATTCTTTCTGGGATTTAGTGTGGAGGCTGAACTACAGTGTAGACAGAGGTAAATACTGGATTCGCTATCCAGGACAACCACGTCACTACCTCACTCCTAAAGAGAAGCTGCAGAGGGTCAGAGTGCAGCTGGACTGGGACAGGGGGAAAGTGACCTTCACTGATCTTCTAAccaacacacacctgcacactgtaacacacactttcactcagAGAGTTTTACCGTTTTTCTGTAATGTGTCTGCTCGTCCTCTGAGGATCTTACCAGTGAAGACGTCAGTAACAGTGGAGCAGCACAGTTAA
- the LOC108414537 gene encoding reelin domain-containing protein 1-like, which yields MVMKAVLLGCVWVSVWPTWCVCFSRGANSASCVDMKPGHISAQSQHTHIQSAVTVHTSRTVYLPQQTLMVSVRSSRAFMGLLLQARSVPDDRVVGGEFTLNPPGTHTLSCISTADTITHSDKLLKRNLSFTWRAPAQPSGDMRFYITVVHSYFVYWSRIRSAVVHDGTRRSPGYDAGLHTRIISASLLKPVDTQTHTSSDLHSLNSAHSSAIYTNKSSPNTLSPQHTHTTLLSTTHSQPDIEKHSEVTSSEILLKRTQTHAGLFKHFHTRPHPHTVTEKHIRAPPTPTHTELQAHIHKHTSRPLQTHEYQTTPSTNTQGMTSHTHRSLSGSPHTHTTHTQQNSVTAARPHTLTSPLTTYTHVVTTLTAHTPTTHTHHVPASSPHPVAHLSPHRQVVTVPSAHTQDSNLHSSTATPSTTSTLNAPSVPISTTSSISTSIPNSFTTLTPASVLIPTSTPASTLIPTSNPASVLIPTSNPASVLIPTSNPASNLIPTSNPASILIPTSNPASTPTLASILIPSSTPASILIPTSNPASTPTLASILIPSSTPASILIPTSTPASILIPTPNPASTPTPASILIPSSTPASILIPTSNIPSVPTVTPTSIFTPTQTLNPTTNLTTIPIRTLTSNSILVPIPTSISPTPPIISVLTPTLIPNSSLIPIPISSSIPTTNSISNRMPTKTSILTLAETATSTPTSIPYLTLIPTPSSIAIPTTTQTLKSIPTHMLTLIPLHTSTLPSSPHPDPSPALQRSLSNPFPPRESQDESDSHTQREEGSSEPKPPQRPRGQPRAPDGKVEKPELVPRQNASDLGLLLVGLSAGLGMAVAVGLRYLQRKHCRRHTAMSLGDQSHGNRGVLHVQECGDLVQVRRIRENSFLLLQAEYNLIPAPGS from the exons ATGGTGATGAAGGCAGTGCTCCTGGGCTGCGTATGGGTGAGTGTGTGGCCcacttggtgtgtgtgtttttcacgTGGGGCAAATTCGGCTTCCTGTGTGGACATGAAACCTGGACACATCAGCGCTCaatcacagcacacacacatacagtctgCTGTGACTGTACACACCAGCCGGACTGTCTACCTCCCACAACAGACACTCATGG TGAGTGTGCGCAGTTCTCGGGCGTTTATGGGTTTGCTGCTGCAGGCGCGCTCCGTGCCGGACGACCGCGTGGTCGGGGGAGAGTTCACACTGAATCCTCcgggaacacacacactctcctgcaTCTCCACTGCTGACACCATCACACACTCCGACAAACTGCTGAAGAGAAACCTCTCATTCACCTGGAGAGCCCCGGCCCAGCCCAGCGGAGACATGAGATTCta TATCACAGTAGTCCACTCTTATTTCGTCTACTGGTCTCGGATCCGGTCAGCCGTTGTGCATGATGGGACTCGTAGGAGTCCAGGTTATGATGCTGGCCTGCATACTAGGATCATCTCAG catCTCTGCTGAAACCAGtagacacacaaactcacacctCTTCAGATCTACACTCACTGAATAGTGCACACTCCTCAGCCATCTACACAAATAAAAGCTCCCCAAACACTTTATcaccccagcacacacacacaacactgctgAGCACCACTCATTCACAGCCTGATATAGAAAAACATTCTGAAGTGACTAGTTCAGAGATTCTACTGAAACGCACCCAAACACACGCTGGGCTGTTCAAACACTTTCACACAcgcccacacccacacacagtcacagaaaaacacattagGGCTCCacccaccccaacacacactgaactacaagcacacattcacaaacacacatcaagACCACTACAGACACACGAGTACCAAACAACaccaagcacaaacacacaaggcATGACttcccacacacacaggtcGCTTTCAGGGAGCCCGCACActcatacaacacacacacagcaaaacagTGTGACTGCAGCAAGGCCTCACACACTAACGTCTCCTCtcacaacatacacacatgtgGTCACTACGCTGACCGCTCACACtccaacaacacacacacaccatgtacCTGCATCTTCACCACACCCCGTAGCACACCTTTCCCCTCATAGACAAGTCGTCACTGTTccctctgcacacacacaagacTCAAATTTACATTCATCCACTGCAACTCCGTCCACAACCTCAACCTTAAATGCCCCTTCAGTGCCAATCTCAACTACATCATCAATCTCAACTTCAATCCCAAATTCATTCACAACCTTAACCCCAGCGTCAGTCTTAATCCCTACCTCAACCCCAGCCTCGACCTTAATCCCAACCTCAAACCCAGCCTCAGTCTTAATCCCAACCTCAAACCCAGCCTCAGTCTTAATCCCAACCTCAAACCCAGCTTCAAACTTAATCCCCACCTCAAACCCAGCCTCAATCTTAATCCCAACCTCAAACCCAGCCTCAACACCAACCCTAGCCTCGATCTTAATCCCATCCTCAACTCCAGCCTCAATCTTAATCCCAACCTCAAACCCAGCCTCAACACCAACCCTAGCCTCGATCTTAATCCCATCCTCAACTCCAGCCTCAATCTTAATCCCAACCTCAACCCCAGCCTCAATCTTAATCCCAACCCCAAACCCAGCTTCAACACCAACCCCAGCCTCGATCTTAATCCCATCCTCAACTCCAGCCTCAATCTTAATCCCGACCTCAAACATCCCCTCAGTGCCAACTGTCACACCAACCTCAATCTTCACCCCAACTCAAACCTTAAATCCAACCACAAACCTAACCACTATCCCGATAAGAACTCTAACCTCAAATTCCATCCTAGTGCCTATCCCAACGTCTATTTCCCCAACGCCACCAATAATCTCAGTTCTAACCCCAACCTTAATCCCAAACTCATCTCTAATACCAATCCCAATATCATCTTCAATCCCAACTACAAACTCAATTTCAAACCGAATGCCAACCAAAACCTCAATCCTAACCCTAGCCGAAACTGCAACCTCAACCCCAACTTCAATTCCATATTTAACTTTAATCCCAACCCCATCCTCAATCGCAATTCCAACCACAACCCAAACCCTAAAATCAATTCCGACACACATGCTCACTCTTATCCCATTACACACCTCTACTCTTCCTTCATCCCCACATCCTGACCCATCTCCAGCCCTCCAGCGCTCTCTCTCCAACCCCTTCCCACCCAGGGAATCTCAGGATGAATCTGACTCTCACACCCAGAGAGAAGAGGGTTCCTCTGAGCCCAAACCCCCTCAGAGGCCCAGGGGACAGCCTAGAGCTCCAGATGGTAAGGTGGAGAAGCCGGAGCTGGTGCCCAGGCAGAATGCTTCAGATCTTGGCTTGCTGCTGGTGGGCCTGTCTGCTGGTCTGGGAATGGCTGTGGCGGTGGGCTTGAGGTACCTGCAAAGGAAACACTGCCGCAGACACACAGCCATGTCACTGGGTGACCAGAGCCACGGCAACAGAGGTGTACTTCATGTGCAGGAGTGTGGAGACCTGGTGCAGGTGCGCAGGATCAGAGAGAACAGCTTCTTACTGCTGCAGGCTGAGTATAACCTCATCCCTGCGCCAGGGAgctag